The DNA window ATTGGCGAAGCAGCCGCGGATGCTCGGCCGCATGCCGGTGAACCACAGGCCTGGCAGCTTCGGATCGGCTTGCCCGCCGTTAAAGAGCGGGACGCCCTTGCCGTCGAGCACGCCGAGATTGCCGACCATGCGCTCCAACCCGGTGCGGTAGCCGGTCGCGGCAATGACGATATCGGGATCGACCAGGCTGCCATTGGCCAGGACCACGCCGTCGCGCGTGAATTCCCGTATCGCCGGCACGACGACGATCTTGCCCGATTTGATGGCGTCGACCGCACCGTCGTCAGCGGCGATCGCCGTGTAATCCGAAGTCAGGCGGCTGGCGCCGCCCGACGGCGCGGGCGGCATGCCGAATTTGGTCAGATCGCCGAAAACCAGGCGCTGCGTCGCGGCGATCGCCGCATCTGCGACGCGCAGCGGCAAACGCGCCATGAACGGCGAGAGCCGGTGCACCGCAATCTTGCCGATGCGCTTGGGCAGAAGCGCGGGCCCATTGCGGGCCGACAACCAAAGCGCCGCCGTATCCACGCCGGCCAGATGATTGAGGGTGTCGAAGCCCGAATTGCCGGCGCCGACGACCAGCACCCTCTTGCCGGCATAGGCCGTGGCGTCGCCAAAATCCGCGGAATGGATGATCCGGCCCGAAAAGGCTTGCATGCCCTTCCACTGTGGGGTGAAGGGCTCCCTGTCGCGGCCGGTGGCAATCACGACATGACGCGCCAGGCGCGAGCCGGCGCTGGTCCGCACGGCCCAGTGGTCGCCCCTGAACACGATGGCCTCGACGGCAACGCCGAACTCCACCGGCAGGCGGTTCGCCTCCCGGAAATCGTTCATATGGCGTATAACGACGTCCCTGGGCGGAAAGGCGGGGGTACCCCGGGGATAGGCAAGACCGGGCAGCGCCGAGAGATCGCGGTGGGTGTTGAGACGCAATTGCTGGTGCCGCCGGTGCCAGGGTTCGGCCAGCCGGCTCTCCTTTTCCAGGATCGCCGTCGGCACGCCGGCCTTGATCAAGGCATGGGCGACGGTCAGTCCGGCGGCCCCGGCGCCAATCACGATCGCCGGCTCGACCGTCACCAATTGCTCCACCATCGGTCTGGTTGCCGTATCAGCCATTCACTCTCTAGTCCCATTCAGCCGCGCATTGCCACAAGGCTCGCAGCAGGCTGTAACCGTTTGATCGCGCGCAGCCTCATATATGGGTATCATTGCCGAGCCCTGCGCCGGGCCGCGGCCGCGCTCCAGGAGATTTCGTCGCCAAGCGGAAACGACTGGATCGCGGAAATGCGGCCAAAACAACGAGATGGAGCGGAACGCCCGCTTCTATCCGAATACATCCAGCCCTATATGGCATATCGGCGGCATCGGCGATAATCAGGTCGCGGCAATGTGATTGATTCGAGCTCCGGGGGCTGGCGGATCTCGTTACCGGCGCAGGAATTCGAAACCGATTTCGGCTTCCCGCGAGAATCAAGACGCCGTGGCGCGTCTTGCGTGTCGACAGGCACGCCACGCCACAGACGGCACGCGGAATCTCGACCATGCCCTCCTTGCGGATCTATTTCGACAAAATCCTCGAGGGCGCTTCGCCCAAGGTCGAGCGTCAGGCGTTGACGCATGTCGAACGCCTCGCGATCGTCCGCCGCCATGGCGACTTCTCGCTCGCCTATTCCACTGCCGTGCAGGGCAAGCTTTCCTATTTTGGCGATGCCGACGGCTACATCGCCTTCGGCACCAAGATGAAGCATCATTTCGCGCTTGGCGACCCGGTGGCGGCGCCGGGGCGGCGGGCCGACTACATCAGGCGCTTTGTCGAGACCGCCGGCGACCCTTGGTTCGTGCAGATCGGCGAGGATACCGCGCGCGTGCTGGCCGGGCTCGGCTACAAGGTCAACCGGCTGGGCATCGATACCCGCCTTGTCCTGCCCAAGCATGATTTTTCCGGAAAGCGAAACGAGACCGTGCGCTATTCAGAGCGCTGGCTCTTGAAGAAGGGGTTTTCGTTCGACGAGGACAAAAGGACCGTCTTCCTCGACGAGATCACGCGACTTTCCGACAATTGGCGCGGCGACCGCATCGTCAAGCGCTGGGAAATGGGTTTTCTGAACCGCCCCTTTTACGATCAACTCGGCACCGACATGCGCCGTTTCGTGCTGCATGGACCCGATGGCGAGCTGGTCGCGCTGCTCGATTTCGATCCGCTGTTTCGCGACGGCAAGGTCATCGGCTACACCACCGCCTTCAAGCGCAAGCATATCGATGCCTCGCCGCACGCCGAGATCGGCCTGACCAAATTCGCGGTCGACCGGTTTCGCGAGGAAGGCATATCCGTGGTCACGCTTGGCCTGTCGCCGCTCGTCGACGTGACACCAAGCGGATTTGCCGAAAGCGACTTCTGGCGCAACGCCTTCCAGCGCGCCTACTCCTCGCCATGGGTCAACCGCCGCAGGTTCAACCTGCAGGGCCAGGCGGCGTTCAAGCGCCGTTTCCACGGTGCGGAAGAGCCGGTCTACATCGCCTTCCGCCAGGGCACCTATATCGAGATGCTGGGGTTGTTGCGGCTGGTCAAGGCGATCTAGGCCGTGAACTCATAAATGCGGAATGACAGAGATGGGGTGGTTTCTTGCCAGTCCGTTTTTGGACAGGATCACGAAAAAGCGGTCATTCATTCCCGTACTGATATTGCATGACTACGGAATGACAGCATCTGAAGGCCGGCGAAAGCAGCCTTTCCGGACACTTTCAGCCACACACTTGCGGTTCGAATCTCATCCGGCGGCTGAGAACGACAAAACGCAGAACTAGGCCTACGTAGCGCTCCATGTCCCTCCTACATTGGCCGACAAGCAAAGCGCTTGGAGGCTACATATCCCAGATCGCCGACTGGGCATGGCATTCTCCCTGTTATTTGCGGCGAGCATCGGAGCGATCGATACGTCCGCTCAGTCCCGCCCTTGCATATGGCGCGCGCCTCTCTTACTTCAATAATTGAACTTATTCGAGAACCACGCTTATGAAGCCCAAATCATTTGCCGGAATGCGCTGCTCGATCGCGGGCGCGCTCGAGCAGATCGGCGATAGATGGACGCTGCTACTGATCCGCGACCTTTCGCTGGGTTTCGGACGCTACGACGACCTGCGGGCCAATACGGGCATTCCCGCAGCGACTCTTGCAGCCCGCCTGAAGCACCTCGTCGAGCATGAATTTGTGGAGCGCGTGCGCTATCAGGTAAGTCCGCCGCGCGACGAATATCGGTTGACGCCCAAAGGGCTCGATCTGTGGAAGGTCGGCACCGCCCTGCGCGAATGGGGAGATCGCTGGGATGCGACCGGCTTTGGCGCGCCCTCCATCGAAATGGTCGATCGGGAGACCGGACGCCCTTTGACTCTGGCGCTCGTCGATGCCGAAACGGGCATCGCCATTCCCCACGAGCGCGCTCAGCTTCGTCCCGGTCCAGGCGCGGACGACGACACATTTCGACTTCTCAACCAACGCGCTGGAGCGGGTCGGTGACGCGATGCCTCGCCGATGGTCGTGACGCGGCATCGCCAGACTGATTGGAGAAAGCATACGATGAAAGCCTTCATCCTCGACCGCTACGGCAAGAACCAGACGCTGCGTCTCGGCGACCTCCCCGAGCCCACGCCCAGCCCCGACGACGTGGTTGTCGAGGTGGAGGCAGCCGGCCTCAACATTCTCGACTCCAAGATCAGGGACGGTGCGTTCAAGCCGATCCTGCCCTACAAGCCGCCGCTCGTGCTCGGTCATGATCTGGCAGGTACGGTCGTCAAGGTCGGCGCGAAGGTGCGACGCTTCAAGTCGGGCGATGCCGTCTATGCCCGTGCGCGTGACGGACAGATCGGAGCCTTCGCCGAGCGGATTTCGGTGAAGGAAGCCGACCTCGCGCTCAAGCCCGCCAATCTGTCGATGTCGGAAGCGGCGTCGATCCCGCTGGTTGGACTGACCGCCTGGCAGGTGTTGGTGGAGCGAGCCCAGATCAGGCCGGGGCAGAAAGTGCTGATCCATGCGGGATCAGGCGGGGTCGGCACCTTCGCCATCCAGCTCGCCAAGCATCTCGGCGCGACCGTCGCGACAACGGCCAGTGCCGCCAACGCCGCCATGGTGAAGCAACTGGGCGCGGACATCGTCATCGACTATCGCAGCCAGAACTTCGAGGAAGAGCTGTCCGGTTACGACCTTGTCCTCAACAGCCTCGACGCCCGGACGCTGGAAAAATCGCTCAAGATTCTGAAGCCCGGCGGCAAGCTGATTTCTATCTCCGGCCCGCCCGACCCCACCTTCGCCCGCGCCCAGGGCATGAATGCAGTGCTTCAGCTCGTGCTGCGCCTGATGAGCGCGGGCATCCGGCGCAAGGCGAAGAGGGCGGGCGTCGACTATTCCTTTCTGTTCATGCGCGCCGATGGCGGGCAGCTCGAAAGGATCACCAAGCTGATCGAAGACGGCACGATCCGCCCGGTCGTCGATCGCAGCTTTCCCTTCGAAACATTGAACGAAGCCTTCGCCTACATCGACACCGGACGCGCCAAGGGGAAGGTGGTCGTCACCATGAAGTGACGCGATATCCCGAAGCTGGAACTTCGATCATGGTCGCTCACGAGGGGACCGCGCGCGATCGAAGCGCCGCAATTGCCACAAGCCCAGGGATCAAGGCTCAACCCACGCCCACAATGCGATCAGTCGGGAGACGACGATGCCCGCGTCGCGCGGCCTTGCCCATGCCTCATGGGGGCGTCAGTTGCGCAGCCGGTAGCCGGTCTTGAAGATCCAGGCGACGACCGCGATGCAGGCGGCCAGGAAGACCAGCGTCATGCCGAGGCTGATGCCGACCGAGACATCGGCCTTGCCGAAGAAGCTCCAGCGGAAGCCGCTGATCAGGTAGACGACCGGGTTGAACAGCGTGATCGTCTTCCAGACGCCGGGCAGCATATGGATCGAATAGAAGCTGCCGCCGAGGAAGGTCAGCGGGGTGATGATGAGCAGCGGCACCAGCTGCAGCTGCTCGAAGCTCTTCGCCCAGATGCCGATGATGAAGCCGAACAGGCTGAAGGTCACCGCCGTCAGCACCAGGAAGGCGATCATCCAGAACGGATGCTCGATCCTGAGCGGCACGAACAGCGAGGCGGTGGCCAGGATGATCAGGCCGAGGATGATCGACTTGGTGGCCGCCCCGCCGACATAGGCGATGACGATCTCCAGATAGGAGACCGGCGCCGACAGCAGCTCGTAGATGGAGCCGACGAATTTCGGGAAGTAGATGGCGAAGGAAGCGTTGGAGATCGACTGCGTCAGCAGCGACAGCATGATCAGCCCCGGCACGATGAAGGCGCCATAGCTGATGCCGTCGATCTCGGTGATGCGCGAGCCGATGGCCGAGCCGAAGACGACGAAATAGAGCGATGTCGAGATGACCGGCGAGATGATGCTTTGCAGCACGGTGCGGAACGCACGCGCCATCTCGACCCGGTAGATCGCCCAAACCGCGCGCAGGTTCATGGCTCTCTCCTCACCAGATTGACGAATATCTCCTCGAGCGAGCTGTTTTGCGTGTCGATGTCACGGAACTGGATGCCGCCGGCCTCGAGATCGCGGATCAGCGAGGCGACGCCCGGCCGTTCGGCCTGGTTGTCATAGGTGTAGGTCAGTTGCCCGCCATCAGGCGACAGCTCCAGCGCATAGCGCGAGAAGGCTTCCGGTATGGCCGTCAGCGCATTGCGCAACTCCAGCACCAGCCGCTTGCGGCCAAGCTTGCGCATCAGTTCGGCCTTGTTCTCGACCAGGATGATCTCGCCGCGGTTGATGACGCCGACGCGGTCGGCCATCGCCTCGGCTTCCTCGATATAGTGGGTGGTGAGGATGATGGTGACGCCATCCTCGCGCAGCCGGCGCACCATCTCCCACATGTCCTGACGCAGTTCGACATCGACGCCCGCCGTCGGCTCGTCGAGGAACAGGATGCGCGGCTCGTGCGACAGCGCCTTGGCGATCATCAGCCTGCGCTTCATGCCGCCCGACAGCGTGATCGCCTTGGCGTCCTTCTTGTCCCATAGCGACAGATCCCGCAGCACTTTTTCGACGAAGGCGGGATTGGCCGGCTTGCCGAACAGGCCGCGGCTATAATTGACCGTCGCCCAGACACTCTCGAAGGCGTCGATGGTCAATTCCTGCGGCACCAGGCCGATCAGGCTGCGCGCCGCGCGGTAGTCCCTGCCGATGTCGTGACCGTCGACGGTGACGGTGCCGGTCGAGCGGTTGACGATGCCGCAGACGATCGAGATCAGCGTCGTCTTGCCGGCGCCATTGGGGCCGAGCAGCGCGAAGATCTCACCGCGGTTGATGTCGAGATTGACTTGCTTGAGCGCGGTGAAGCCGGTGGCGTAGGTCTTGGAGACCCCGGAAATGGACAGGATGGAGGGCATGGGCTGAAAACGGCTGCCTGAAAGAGGTCCCCTGATATAGGCCGAATGTCGTTATGTGCAACCGCAAGTCAAGGCGCTGCTGACAGTTCTGGACAGCGGTTGCGGGCGGCCAGGGCTCTTGCCTTGACGCAATCCCGCCGGGAAATCGCTTCATGCTTTTCCCGGAATTGCCTCAACCGAGCAATTCCGGGAAAAGTGTGAAACGGTTGTGCGTCCGGAATTGAGAGCAAAGAGACACGCGGCGTGAAGCGGTAAAATTGTCCTGTGGCGTTGAGCCTCGCGGCAGGACGCCGCTTTGACCTGAAGCAGCTTCGGGCCTATCCTTCATCAATACTTGCAGCAGCCGGAGCCCACCATGGACCCGCTCATACTGTCGCGCATCCAGTTCGGCGCGAATATCTCGTTTCATATTCTGTTTCCGACGATCACCATTGCACTTGGCTGGGTGCTGCTGTTCTTCAAGCTGCGCTACAACGCCACCAATGATTCCGCCTGGATGCGCGCCTATTTCACCTGGGTGAAGGTGTTTGCACTGTCCTTCGCCATGGGCGTGGTTTCGGGCGTCACCATGAGTTTTCAGTTCGGCACCAACTGGCCGGGCTATATGGAAAAGGTCGGCAACATTGCCGGGCCTTTGCTGGCCTACGAGATCCTCACCGCCTTCTTCCTCGAAGCCGCCTTCCTCGGCATCATGCTATTCGGATTCCGCCGCGTCTCCAACCGCGTCCACACGCTGGCAACGGTGCTGGTCGCCGGCGGCACGACCCTGTCGGCCTTCTGGATCATCGCGCTCAATTCCTGGATGCAGACGCCGGCCGGTTTCGAGATCCGCGACGGCGTGGCGCACGCCGTCGACTGGTGGGCTGTCGTCTTCAACCCGTCCATGCCCTACCGCCTCGTCCACATGCTGCTTGCATCGGGCCTGACCGTATCATTCCTGATATCGGGCCTGTCGGCGCTGCGTTATCTCCAGGGCGACCGCTCGGAATCGATGTGGAAGGCGCTGCGCACCGGCGTCTTCACCGCGGCGGTCCTGATCCCGATCCAGATCTTCGCCGGCGACCAGCACGGGCTGAACACGCTGGAACACCAGCCGCAGAAGATCGCCGCCATGGAGGCCAACTGGAACACCGGGCCAAACGTGCCGCTGGTGCTGTTCGCGCTGCCCGACGAGGCGGCGAGGGAGAACAGATTCGAGATCGCCATTCCCGACGGCGCCAGCCTGGTGCTGCGGCACAGCCCGAGCGGCGTGGTGCCGGGGCTGAACGATTTTCCCGGCAACCACCCGCCGGTCTTTCCGGTGTTCTGGGGCTTTCGCATCATGGTCGGCACCGGCCTGCTGATGCTCGCCGTTTCCTGGTCGGCCGCCTTCTTCCTCAAGCGCCGGCACAGCCTGCCGAAGCCGCTCGCCATGCTGATGGTGCCGATGGCGCTGTCGGGCTGGCTGGCGACGCTGGCCGGCTGGTACACGACCGAGATCGGCCGCCAGCCCTGGCTGGTGACGGGCGTGCTCAGAACCGCCGACGCCGTCGGTCCGGTGGCGGGCAGCCATGTGGCGCTGACGCTCGCCGTCTATCTCATCCTCTACGTGCTGCTGCTGATCGCCTATCTCGGCGTGCTGGTGCACCTGGCGCTGAAGGCGGCCAAGGATGGCGACACCTCGCCATTGCCGGGTGTCATGAAAGCAGCGCTTTCACAGCCAGCGGCGGGAGAGTGACATGAGCTTCGATTGGCCAACCGCCCTCCCCCTCATCTTCGCCGGCCTGATGGGCCTCGCCATCCTGATCTATGTCATCCTCGACGGCTTCGACCTCGGCATCGGCATCCTGTTCGCGGCCGCCGAGGACACCGAGCAGGATACGATGATCGCGGCGATCGGTCCGTTCTGGGACGCCAACGAGACCTGGCTGGTGCTGGCCGTCGGCCTGCTGCTGGTCGCCTTCCCGATGGCGCATGGCGTCATCCTGACCGCGCTCTACATTCCGGTCTTCGTGCTTTTGGTCGGGCTGATCCTGCGCGGCGTCGCCTTCGATTTTCGCGCCAAGGTGCCGAGCGGCAAAAAGCATCGCTGGAACCGCATCTTCTTCCTGGGCTCGGTCATCGCCTCGCTGGCGCAAGGCTACATGCTGGGCGTCTATGTGCTCGGCCTCGATGTCGGCGTGGGTGGCATGGCATTCGGCGCGCTGGTGGCGTTCTGCCTGGCCGCGGCCTACGCGGCGATGGGCGCCGCCTGGGTGATCTACAAGGCCGAAGGCGCGTTGCAGAAGAAGGCGGTGCGCTGGCTGCGCACGGCGCTGGTGCTGACCGCGCTCGGCATGGCGGCGGTGTCGCTGGCGACGCCCTTCGCCAGCCCGCGCATCTTCGACAAATGGTTCGTCTGGCCGGAAATGCTGTACATGTCGCCGCTGCCGATCCTGTCGGCGCTGCTGTTCCTGTGGCTGTGGCGGCAGACCTTCCATCTGCCGAAACCCGACGACCGCCATTCGCTGACGCCGTTCCTGACGCTGGCCGGCATCTTCGTGCTCGGCTTTGCCGGCCTTGCCTGGTCGTTCTACCCGTTCGTCGTACCCGATAAGCTGACCATCTGGCAGGCGGCGTCGGCGACCGAAAGCCTGGCCATCATCCTGGTCGGCACCGTGGTGGTGCTGCCGATCATCATCTTCTATTCCTTCTATGCCTACCGGGTATTCGGCGGCAAGGCGACGGATCTCACCTACGACTGATACGCCGCCTTCGCAGCCGCCAAGGCACGGCGAAGGGTCAGATCAGCCCGCTGTCGCGCGCGGCCGCGGTCGCCTCGCCGCGCGAGACGGCGTCCAGCTTGCCCAGCACCGCCGAGACATGGTGATCGACCGTCTTGGGCGAAATAGCGAGATGCTCGGCGATGCGCTTGTTGGACAGGCCGCGCTCGATCAGCTGCAGCACTTCCATCTGGCGCCGGGTCAGGCCGGCGCTGTTGGCACGAGTGGTGCGGCGCGGGCCCCTGGCAATGTGAATGACGCCGTTCTGCCGCATCATGTCGCGCACATGGCTCGCGACCGGCCCGGCGCCGAGCGCTTCAAAAATCTCCAGCGCCGTGCGCTGCGCGGCCTCGTCGCCCTGGGCGAGCGCCAGCGCGCGTTCGTAAGGCGCGTCGAGTTCCGCCCAGGCTGCCGACGCGCCCCGCCAGTCACCGGCGAGCAGCATGCGGTAGGGCGCGGCCATGCCTGACGTGTCGCCCGGATCGGTATCGGGTGCCAGAAGCCGCCGCCAGCCGGCCAGCTCCGCGAAGACCGCCCGCGTCGGCGACAGGCCCTCGGCAAGGCCGATCAGGCGCAGCGCCTCGGCCTTGTCCGCCTCGCCGAGCCAGGCCCGTTCGGCAACCACCGCCGCATAGGGCAACAGTCGCTGCAGCTCGGCTCCCCTCTCCAGAAACTGCTTCATCTCGGCCAGAAGCGGCTCGGCCGAGGGGTCGCCGCGACGGACCCTCAGCCGCGACAGCGCCACAAGGGCCGGATAGCGCACCAGTGCGGTCGCCCGGTCGTTGGCAATCACATCCAGGGCTTCGGCGGCCGCCTCATTCCAGCATCCCTGGCGCAGCAGCAGCTGGGCCCGCACACCGCGCATGTAGTCGCGCCACGTCGCCAGATCGTTCTCGACGCAATAATCGATGCCGCGATCAAGGAAGGATTGGGCCTGGCTGTAGCCCAACTGGTTCATCTCGCCACAAGCGCAATTGGTGAACGCGCGGGCCGCATGCTCCTGGAAATTCTGCTCAAGCGCGATTTCGAGGCTGCGGGCAAGATGCAGCCGGCTTGCGCCCAGGTCCAGCCACTGCTCGGCGGCGCCGACATTGTTGAGCGCATGGCAGACCACTTCGGGCCTGTTCAGCCGTTCGGCGAGCTCGATCGCCCTGGCACCCAGCGACAAGGTCTCGTCCAGCCTTTCGGCCAGCATCGCCAGTTGCGAGAGGTTCGAATAGGCCATGGCAAGCTCGGCGCTGGCCGGTACGGTCTCCAGCAACGCGACCGCCTGGGCGCCGAACATGTCGGCGGCCTGCCGGTCGCCCACAAGATAGGAAAAGCGCGACAGCCATCTCAGGCTGTCGCCTTCCTTCAGCGTGTTGCCGAGCGCCCGCCGCAGCACGCGCGCCTGTTCCTGCGCCTTGATGGCCTCTTCGATGCGCGCGATCAGATGGCATTCGAAGGCATATTGCTCGTAAAGGCCGGCGCGCTCTTCCTCAGGCAAGGTGTCGGCCTGGCGCAAGGCGACCTCGTAATAGCCGGCGGCGTCGCGATGGGCGCCGACACGCGAGGCCTCCCGCGCCGCGACCGGCGCGAACGCGCGCACCGCCTCGAGATTATGCGCTTCCACCGCATGGTGGACGAGACGCGCGATGGCGACATCCCTGTTCTCAAGCAGCGCCGACAGCGCACGCTGGTTGAACAGTCTCCGGGAACTCGTCGTCAGCATCATCTCGATGGCGCGGCGCGCGATCTCGTGCCGGAAGGCGTAGCCGTCGCCCAGATCGTCAAGCAGCCCATGCGACACACATTCGGCGAGCTGACCGGCGGCGGCCACGCCGCACAGGCCCTGCAAGGCCCAGGCGTCGGCGCGCCTGGGAAACACCGACACCGCGTCGAGCATCGATCGTGCGCCGGCCGACAGCCGTTCGGCGCGGGCGACGACGGCGTCGCGCACGCTGGCGGGCGGCGTCATCTCATTGTCGGCGCATAAAAGCTCGGTAACGAAGAAGGCATTACCGGCCGTCGCCCGGTAGATGGCGTCGCCGTCGCGGCCGGCGGCGATGGCGAGCGAGAGCACCGCCGCCTCGCTGAGCAGCGGCACGTCGATCCGCACGACATTGCCGGCCGGAATTTCGCCGAGCGCGCGACGCACGCGCATCTGTCCTTCGCTGCGGTCGGTGCGCGCCGTCAGGACGAGCAGGATGTGGGTGTTGGCGATGCGGCGGCCCAGAAAGCGGACGAAATCGAGCGTCGCGTCATCCGCCCAGTGCAGGTCCTCGATGATCAGCAGCGTTGGCTGCGTCCTCGCCTCGAAGACTTCGAGCGCGTCGGAAAACAGGGGCAGCCTCTGTCCCTGCCGGGCATCGATCGCCCGCGGCATCGACCATCGCGCCTCGCGGGCGAGATCGTAGAGCGGCCCGAGCGGGTCCGGTATCGACAGATCCTCGCAGGCGCTGCGGAAAATGCGCGCGCCGTCGCCAACGCCGCCGGCGAAAGCCTCGACAAGGGCCGACTTGCCGGCGCCTGCCTCGCCGGACAGCGCCGCCACATGGCCGAAGCCACGCGTGGCCTGCGCGAGAAGTCCATCCAGCTGCTCCAGCTGTGCCTGCCGTTCCAGAAGCATCGTCATTCGCTCAACAGGGATTGTGTCCGGGCGTATCCCTGGACGTCCGCCACGAGCGTCCGGGACCATGACCGACAATGTGCCCCTCCCCACATTTTCGGTGCCACCTACCACATAACGTCGCCACTATAGGGAATCTTCCAACAGAAAAATAGGGAAAGGCTCCGATGCGCGCCCTTGGCGAGCGTGATCAATGTCCAGTCGCGCTCGAATCGAGCGTGAATCAACGAAAAAGGGAAACTTGATATGCCCCGCTATGTGGTACAACGCACATTTCCTGACGGCCTCAGCGTGCCGATGAACGATGCCGGCGCCGACGCGCTGGGCGGCGTCATCATGCGCAATGCGGAGAAGGGCGTGACCTGGGTGCAATCCTTCGTGTCGCCCGACAGGAAGCAGAGCTTCTGCATCTATGACGCGCCCTCGCCGGAAGCGATCCGCAGCACTGCCCAGAAGAACGCGCTGCCCGTCGACAAGATCACGGAGGTGCGGGTCCTTGACCCTTACTTTTATCGTTGATCCCTCCGATGGGTGTCAAACTGCCCTTCGCGCCGGCGGCGACATGCCTGACGAAGCGCCCGGCGAGGTGCTGGCGGATTCGAGACCCGTCGGACGACGGCCGCTACTGGGCCGGCTTCCCTGGCGGCTTGCCTCGCTGCTGTTGGCACCATTGCGCAAGGGCCGGCGCCGGTTGCCACCGCAGGACGACTATCTGAGACGCGACATAGGCTTGCCGGAGCTCGAGGAGCTGCCGCGGTACTGGGATTTCACCCGGTCGGACCACTGACACGTGCAGCCATCCGACTTGCCGGCGGCGGGAGCGGCTGCTCCCGCGCACATCAACAACGAGGAGAGAAAATGAACATTCATGTGTGGACCAAGCATCTCATCAACCTGTCGATCGCGGCCACGGCGGCCAATGCCCATGACACGGGTACGCTGGATGAGAAGGTACGGGCGGCCAATGGCCGTTTCGAGAACGTGGCGATGGCCACCGCCGAAGGCTATGCGCCGATCCCTTGCGCCAGCGGCATCGCCGGCGGCGCCATGGGCATCCACTATGTCAACGCGGCCTACCTGAAGGACGATGCCGTCGATCTCGCAAAGCCGGAGGCCGTCATGTACGAGCCGATGGCGGACGGCCGGCTCAAGCTGGTGGCGGTCGAATACATAACCTCGAAAGGCCCGGCCTCCCTGGAAGGGCAGCTGTTCAACTTCAACAGCGCGCCCAATCGCTATGGCCTGGGCGCCTT is part of the Mesorhizobium loti genome and encodes:
- a CDS encoding cytochrome d ubiquinol oxidase subunit II, whose product is MSFDWPTALPLIFAGLMGLAILIYVILDGFDLGIGILFAAAEDTEQDTMIAAIGPFWDANETWLVLAVGLLLVAFPMAHGVILTALYIPVFVLLVGLILRGVAFDFRAKVPSGKKHRWNRIFFLGSVIASLAQGYMLGVYVLGLDVGVGGMAFGALVAFCLAAAYAAMGAAWVIYKAEGALQKKAVRWLRTALVLTALGMAAVSLATPFASPRIFDKWFVWPEMLYMSPLPILSALLFLWLWRQTFHLPKPDDRHSLTPFLTLAGIFVLGFAGLAWSFYPFVVPDKLTIWQAASATESLAIILVGTVVVLPIIIFYSFYAYRVFGGKATDLTYD
- a CDS encoding DUF4242 domain-containing protein — its product is MPRYVVQRTFPDGLSVPMNDAGADALGGVIMRNAEKGVTWVQSFVSPDRKQSFCIYDAPSPEAIRSTAQKNALPVDKITEVRVLDPYFYR
- a CDS encoding ATP-binding protein, whose product is MLLERQAQLEQLDGLLAQATRGFGHVAALSGEAGAGKSALVEAFAGGVGDGARIFRSACEDLSIPDPLGPLYDLAREARWSMPRAIDARQGQRLPLFSDALEVFEARTQPTLLIIEDLHWADDATLDFVRFLGRRIANTHILLVLTARTDRSEGQMRVRRALGEIPAGNVVRIDVPLLSEAAVLSLAIAAGRDGDAIYRATAGNAFFVTELLCADNEMTPPASVRDAVVARAERLSAGARSMLDAVSVFPRRADAWALQGLCGVAAAGQLAECVSHGLLDDLGDGYAFRHEIARRAIEMMLTTSSRRLFNQRALSALLENRDVAIARLVHHAVEAHNLEAVRAFAPVAAREASRVGAHRDAAGYYEVALRQADTLPEEERAGLYEQYAFECHLIARIEEAIKAQEQARVLRRALGNTLKEGDSLRWLSRFSYLVGDRQAADMFGAQAVALLETVPASAELAMAYSNLSQLAMLAERLDETLSLGARAIELAERLNRPEVVCHALNNVGAAEQWLDLGASRLHLARSLEIALEQNFQEHAARAFTNCACGEMNQLGYSQAQSFLDRGIDYCVENDLATWRDYMRGVRAQLLLRQGCWNEAAAEALDVIANDRATALVRYPALVALSRLRVRRGDPSAEPLLAEMKQFLERGAELQRLLPYAAVVAERAWLGEADKAEALRLIGLAEGLSPTRAVFAELAGWRRLLAPDTDPGDTSGMAAPYRMLLAGDWRGASAAWAELDAPYERALALAQGDEAAQRTALEIFEALGAGPVASHVRDMMRQNGVIHIARGPRRTTRANSAGLTRRQMEVLQLIERGLSNKRIAEHLAISPKTVDHHVSAVLGKLDAVSRGEATAAARDSGLI